The following proteins are co-located in the Palaemon carinicauda isolate YSFRI2023 chromosome 3, ASM3689809v2, whole genome shotgun sequence genome:
- the LOC137638290 gene encoding platelet glycoprotein V-like isoform X1 has translation MTLGTLGGERLLYYERYTSNLNLSKQHIALENLMLILLMVLWTLLEGVLTCPRECRCSLDERGRRSVRCENGGMSDPLPVMDMGEDTEVLVISAPHYNPNTLTLGPIFKGLRQLEEIHIIRSKIPALGAHSFWGLHKLHVLNLTRNHISALMDTNFRGADALRHLDLSLNRIQSAPSAVFRHVRHIRTLSLANNMVPELMPRVFFGLARLERLDLSFNPLGDLQPERFTDVPDLKQLYCSGCGLMSISSSLLQTLPELRELDLSKNRLTQVPPGIASNFLPHLIHLRLDGNHISFIERGAISGSPITHLHLSYNRISRLEVGSFFNSSLKHLDLAYNRLAHLENNALDDVLDDLHEINLSGNSLHVDQLLSILPKARQIRHLGLGDMGLTRLPPELLRNSRHLHHLNISANYLTSLSTDVLHNAPHLYSLDLSLNAIRGLDSMLVAAINAASELRTLRLEGNPWQCDTCHILPLLRWLQDAPDQESGCSEPRVWTCLKCVGPKGVSGLELALLPHGDLPACPYTTPPAATIWTTWVEPSLNAITEEPQLPRGQLTRSEDADIGWTLERMIKEELHLVIVAACALVLLLLALIIVGIFLYNRHSAFYYTYENDPEKKEKLMKFKDSKNNNSPASKTPLKKKHDATIATIDKLTDIAGSQEVIEDDQKLNNIPNHNSVLNSTNSVNHSPSPNHISALNNPPDVSRVSPSNNGFHPLNHIQSGNSNQDQCVPQENQTDSAAL, from the coding sequence ATGCTGATCCTACTCATGGTCTTATGGACGTTGTTAGAAGGTGTGCTGACATGTCCCAGAGAATGCAGGTGCTCCCTCGATGAGCGCGGTCGTCGGAGTGTAAGATGTGAGAACGGTGGAATGAGCGACCCGCTCCCTGTAATGGACATGGGCGAAGACACTGAAGTACTAGTGATATCGGCTCCCCATTACAATCCGAACACTCTTACCCTAGGGCCAATCTTCAAAGGCCTTAGACAACTCGAAGAAATTCATATAATACGTTCCAAGATTCCTGCATTGGGGGCTCACTCGTTTTGGGGCCTTCATAAGTTACATGTTCTCAACCTTACTCGAAATCATATCTCCGCTTTGATGGATACAAACTTCAGAGGAGCTGATGCATTACGTCATCTAGACTTGAGCCTAAATCGCATTCAGTCTGCACCTTCTGCAGTCTTCCGGCATGTGCGGCACATAAGGACTCTCTCGCTTGCTAACAACATGGTTCCAGAATTAATGCCAAGAGTCTTCTTTGGCTTGGCCAGGCTAGAAAGACTTGATCTTAGTTTCAACCCCCTTGGAGATTTACAGCCAGAAAGATTTACAGACGTCCCCGATTTGAAGCAACTCTACTGTTCAGGTTGTGGTCTAATGTCAATCAGTAGCAGCCTCCTCCAGACTTTACCAGAACTGCGTGAGCTTGATCTCAGCAAGAATCGTTTAACGCAGGTACCACCCGGAATAGCCTCAAATTTCCTACCACATCTGATTCACCTGAGATTAGATGGAAATCATATCTCTTTTATTGAAAGAGGAGCCATTTCTGGGTCACCCATCACACACCTCCACCTTTCCTATAATAGAATCAGTCGTCTAGAAGTTGGATCTTTCTTCAACAGTTCACTGAAGCATCTGGACTTAGCATATAACAGATTAGCCCATTTAGAAAACAACGCTCTTGATGACGTTCTAGATGATTTACATGAAATTAATTTATCAGGTAACTCTTTACATGTTGACCAGTTATTATCTATCTTGCCAAAGGCTCGCCAAATTCGCCACCTGGGTCTTGGGGACATGGGGTTGACAAGGCTTCCTCCTGAACTACTGCGAAATTCCCGTCATCTGCACCATTTGAATATATCAGCTAATTATCTGACTTCACTGTCCACAGATGTATTGCACAATGCTCCACATCTTTATTCTCTCGACCTATCCTTGAACGCAATTCGGGGATTAGATAGCATGCTGGTGGCCGCTATTAACGCAGCTAGTGAACTTAGAACTCTCCGTTTGGAAGGAAACCCATGGCAATGTGACACTTGCCATATTCTACCTCTGTTGAGATGGCTCCAAGATGCTCCAGACCAAGAATCTGGCTGTAGTGAACCTAGGGTCTGGACATGCCTAAAGTGTGTGGGGCCTAAAGGAGTATCTGGTCTTGAACTAGCCCTCCTTCCTCATGGGGACTTACCTGCATGTCCCTATACCACTCCTCCGGCAGCTACAATTTGGACAACTTGGGTTGAGCCCTCTTTGAATGCTATAACAGAAGAACCCCAGTTGCCCCGAGGACAACTGACTCGCTCTGAAGATGCAGACATAGGTTGGACACTTGAAAGAATGATTAAAGAAGAATTGCATTTGGTAATTGTTGCTGCATGTGCCCTTGTTCTCTTGTTGTTAGCTCTAATTATTGTTGGTATTTTCCTATATAATAGACATTCTGCCTTTTATTACACGTACGAAAATGACCCCGAGAAAAAGGAAAAGCTCATGAAATTCAAAGatagcaaaaacaacaacagtcCTGCATCGAAGACTCCCCTGAAAAAGAAACATGATGCAACAATTGCAACAATAGACAAGTTAACAGACATTGCAGGCTCTCAAGAAGTGATCGAGGATGACCAGAAACTTAATAACATTCCTAATCATAACAGCGTTTTGAACAGTACAAATTCGGTCAACCACTCCCCATCCCCAAATCACATTAGTGCCCTTAACAACCCGCCAGACGTCAGCCGCGTCTCCCCAAGCAACAATGGCTTTCACCCATTAAACCACATCCAATCAGGTAACTCAAACCAAGACCAGTGCGTCCCACAGGAAAACCAGACGGACAGTGCAGCTCTTTAG
- the LOC137638290 gene encoding platelet glycoprotein V-like isoform X2, with amino-acid sequence MLILLMVLWTLLEGVLTCPRECRCSLDERGRRSVRCENGGMSDPLPVMDMGEDTEVLVISAPHYNPNTLTLGPIFKGLRQLEEIHIIRSKIPALGAHSFWGLHKLHVLNLTRNHISALMDTNFRGADALRHLDLSLNRIQSAPSAVFRHVRHIRTLSLANNMVPELMPRVFFGLARLERLDLSFNPLGDLQPERFTDVPDLKQLYCSGCGLMSISSSLLQTLPELRELDLSKNRLTQVPPGIASNFLPHLIHLRLDGNHISFIERGAISGSPITHLHLSYNRISRLEVGSFFNSSLKHLDLAYNRLAHLENNALDDVLDDLHEINLSGNSLHVDQLLSILPKARQIRHLGLGDMGLTRLPPELLRNSRHLHHLNISANYLTSLSTDVLHNAPHLYSLDLSLNAIRGLDSMLVAAINAASELRTLRLEGNPWQCDTCHILPLLRWLQDAPDQESGCSEPRVWTCLKCVGPKGVSGLELALLPHGDLPACPYTTPPAATIWTTWVEPSLNAITEEPQLPRGQLTRSEDADIGWTLERMIKEELHLVIVAACALVLLLLALIIVGIFLYNRHSAFYYTYENDPEKKEKLMKFKDSKNNNSPASKTPLKKKHDATIATIDKLTDIAGSQEVIEDDQKLNNIPNHNSVLNSTNSVNHSPSPNHISALNNPPDVSRVSPSNNGFHPLNHIQSGNSNQDQCVPQENQTDSAAL; translated from the coding sequence ATGCTGATCCTACTCATGGTCTTATGGACGTTGTTAGAAGGTGTGCTGACATGTCCCAGAGAATGCAGGTGCTCCCTCGATGAGCGCGGTCGTCGGAGTGTAAGATGTGAGAACGGTGGAATGAGCGACCCGCTCCCTGTAATGGACATGGGCGAAGACACTGAAGTACTAGTGATATCGGCTCCCCATTACAATCCGAACACTCTTACCCTAGGGCCAATCTTCAAAGGCCTTAGACAACTCGAAGAAATTCATATAATACGTTCCAAGATTCCTGCATTGGGGGCTCACTCGTTTTGGGGCCTTCATAAGTTACATGTTCTCAACCTTACTCGAAATCATATCTCCGCTTTGATGGATACAAACTTCAGAGGAGCTGATGCATTACGTCATCTAGACTTGAGCCTAAATCGCATTCAGTCTGCACCTTCTGCAGTCTTCCGGCATGTGCGGCACATAAGGACTCTCTCGCTTGCTAACAACATGGTTCCAGAATTAATGCCAAGAGTCTTCTTTGGCTTGGCCAGGCTAGAAAGACTTGATCTTAGTTTCAACCCCCTTGGAGATTTACAGCCAGAAAGATTTACAGACGTCCCCGATTTGAAGCAACTCTACTGTTCAGGTTGTGGTCTAATGTCAATCAGTAGCAGCCTCCTCCAGACTTTACCAGAACTGCGTGAGCTTGATCTCAGCAAGAATCGTTTAACGCAGGTACCACCCGGAATAGCCTCAAATTTCCTACCACATCTGATTCACCTGAGATTAGATGGAAATCATATCTCTTTTATTGAAAGAGGAGCCATTTCTGGGTCACCCATCACACACCTCCACCTTTCCTATAATAGAATCAGTCGTCTAGAAGTTGGATCTTTCTTCAACAGTTCACTGAAGCATCTGGACTTAGCATATAACAGATTAGCCCATTTAGAAAACAACGCTCTTGATGACGTTCTAGATGATTTACATGAAATTAATTTATCAGGTAACTCTTTACATGTTGACCAGTTATTATCTATCTTGCCAAAGGCTCGCCAAATTCGCCACCTGGGTCTTGGGGACATGGGGTTGACAAGGCTTCCTCCTGAACTACTGCGAAATTCCCGTCATCTGCACCATTTGAATATATCAGCTAATTATCTGACTTCACTGTCCACAGATGTATTGCACAATGCTCCACATCTTTATTCTCTCGACCTATCCTTGAACGCAATTCGGGGATTAGATAGCATGCTGGTGGCCGCTATTAACGCAGCTAGTGAACTTAGAACTCTCCGTTTGGAAGGAAACCCATGGCAATGTGACACTTGCCATATTCTACCTCTGTTGAGATGGCTCCAAGATGCTCCAGACCAAGAATCTGGCTGTAGTGAACCTAGGGTCTGGACATGCCTAAAGTGTGTGGGGCCTAAAGGAGTATCTGGTCTTGAACTAGCCCTCCTTCCTCATGGGGACTTACCTGCATGTCCCTATACCACTCCTCCGGCAGCTACAATTTGGACAACTTGGGTTGAGCCCTCTTTGAATGCTATAACAGAAGAACCCCAGTTGCCCCGAGGACAACTGACTCGCTCTGAAGATGCAGACATAGGTTGGACACTTGAAAGAATGATTAAAGAAGAATTGCATTTGGTAATTGTTGCTGCATGTGCCCTTGTTCTCTTGTTGTTAGCTCTAATTATTGTTGGTATTTTCCTATATAATAGACATTCTGCCTTTTATTACACGTACGAAAATGACCCCGAGAAAAAGGAAAAGCTCATGAAATTCAAAGatagcaaaaacaacaacagtcCTGCATCGAAGACTCCCCTGAAAAAGAAACATGATGCAACAATTGCAACAATAGACAAGTTAACAGACATTGCAGGCTCTCAAGAAGTGATCGAGGATGACCAGAAACTTAATAACATTCCTAATCATAACAGCGTTTTGAACAGTACAAATTCGGTCAACCACTCCCCATCCCCAAATCACATTAGTGCCCTTAACAACCCGCCAGACGTCAGCCGCGTCTCCCCAAGCAACAATGGCTTTCACCCATTAAACCACATCCAATCAGGTAACTCAAACCAAGACCAGTGCGTCCCACAGGAAAACCAGACGGACAGTGCAGCTCTTTAG